From Paenibacillus sp. V4I7, one genomic window encodes:
- a CDS encoding carbohydrate ABC transporter permease, whose translation MHTKGTLQSPAVRRSGAIPASRGEKIFTVVNHIFFILMGLSTIFPFINLIAKSLSSEAAVVSGMVTFYPIDFQIGTYKYVASNSLFLNAFMVSITVTLVGSLLALFMTTLAAYPLSKPRLRGRKFFIIMYLFTMLFSGGLIPTYLLMHKLNLIDKLPVLFLPLMINVYNMLIVKSYFESLPDSLEESAKMDGASNMTILARIILPLSMPVLATIALFYAVTFWNDYFTSLIYINSADMKPLQLYLKELFVSSTDAFMRTNVDASLNVSPQSIQAASIILATLPIILVYPFLQKYFVKGVLVGSVKG comes from the coding sequence ATGCATACAAAAGGCACCTTACAATCACCTGCCGTTAGAAGGTCTGGAGCCATCCCAGCATCCCGTGGCGAGAAAATCTTCACAGTAGTTAATCATATTTTCTTTATCCTGATGGGACTTTCCACCATCTTTCCGTTCATCAATCTCATCGCCAAATCGCTTAGCAGCGAGGCGGCCGTCGTTTCGGGGATGGTTACCTTTTATCCGATCGATTTTCAAATTGGGACTTACAAGTATGTGGCAAGCAATTCCTTATTCCTGAATGCGTTTATGGTTTCCATTACTGTGACCCTGGTTGGCTCGCTGCTCGCGTTATTCATGACGACGCTAGCCGCTTATCCGCTTTCTAAGCCGAGACTGCGGGGACGCAAGTTTTTTATCATCATGTACCTGTTTACTATGCTGTTCAGCGGTGGTTTGATCCCAACTTACCTGCTTATGCACAAGCTAAATCTTATCGATAAACTTCCGGTTCTCTTCTTGCCATTAATGATTAACGTGTACAACATGCTTATTGTCAAAAGCTATTTCGAAAGTCTGCCTGACAGCCTTGAAGAATCGGCGAAAATGGATGGGGCCAGTAATATGACGATCCTTGCGCGCATCATTTTGCCGCTGTCGATGCCAGTGCTGGCAACCATCGCATTGTTCTACGCGGTTACGTTCTGGAACGATTACTTTACGTCGCTGATCTATATCAACTCGGCAGATATGAAACCTCTGCAGCTTTATTTGAAAGAATTGTTCGTCTCTTCGACGGATGCCTTTATGCGGACTAATGTTGACGCATCGCTGAACGTTTCACCGCAGTCGATCCAAGCGGCTTCCATCATTCTGGCAACGCTGCCGATCATATTGGTGTATCCGTTCCTGCAAAAATATTTCGTTAAGGGCGTCCTAGTCGGCTCCGTAAAGGGCTGA